The DNA sequence GAGACTTTTCTGGAGCAATTCCTGTATCGACATCTGCATCGTATGCATGCCGAGCGCACGACTCGTCTGCATTACATTCGTAATCTGGCTCACTTTGCCATTTCGAATCAGGTTGGCGACGGAAGGATTTCGAATAAGAAGTTCCGTAGCTGCCACCCTGCCTGCTCCGTCTTTCTTAGGGAAGAGCCTCTGGGAAAGTACACCTGCGAGCACATCAGCAAGCTGGATACGTATCTGTTCTTGCTGTCCCGGCGGAAAGACATCAATAATCCGGTGAATCGTTTGCGGAGCACTGTTCGTATGCAATGTCGCAAGGACGAGGTGCCCTGTTTCCGCTGCCGTAATTGCTGTTGAAATCGTCTCAAGATCGCGCATTTCACCGACAAGAATGATATCCGGATCCTGACGCAAACTTGCCCGCAAAGCATTGGCGAAACTGTCTGTGTCAAATCCTATTTCACGCTGGTGCACGAGCGACTTTTTATGAGAATGGGTATATTCAATCGGATCTTCCAATGTGATGATATGCTTTGAAGTATTTTTATTAATAAAATCAATCATTGCTGCGAGTGTCGTTGATTTCCCCGACCCCGTCGGACCTGTTACAAGAAAAAGTCCTTGCGGAGACATCGCAATCTTTTCCAACACTTTCGGCATTTTCAAATCTTCAATGGAAGGGATATGGCTTGGTATAATTCGCGCGACAATCGTTGTATTCTGCTTCTGGCGGAAAATGCTCAGACGATAGCGGGCAGCTCCTTGCAGATGATAGGAAGCATCTACCTCACCCACTTCCTCGAAAGTACGAAATTCATTTTGCGGTAATAAATGGCGAGCCATTTCAATCGTATCTTCCTCTGTTAGCAATTCATCGCCAATAAGGCTGAGCTTGCCATCCATGCGGAATACAGGAGTTGAACCGACTGTCAGGTGTACATCGGATGCTCCCATTTCTGCTGCTTTCCTGAGCAAAGTATCGATATCATGCATCGGTTAGCCTCCTAATCAAGAGAAGTTACACGGAGTACTTCCTCTGTTGTCGTCAAGCCTTCAAGCACTTTCATAAGTCCGTCATCAAGCAAAAATGCCATCCCTTGCTGCATAACGTAGCTCTTGATTACATTGCTGCTCTCCGATTGCATGATCATCTCTCTGATTCTGTCATCTAGTATGAGTACTTCATGCAGAGCGACTCGGCCGCGATAACCTGTGCTATTGCAGCTTGCACAGCCAATACCTCTCTTTACCGGTTGTGGTGCCAAACCGTGCGAAGCGAAAATCTCTTTCTCACGGTCAGTCGGCTCGAATGTTTCGGCACAGTCACGGCAAACACGGCGAACGAGACGCTGAGCGACAACTCCACTAAGTGAAGAAGCAATAAGGAAAGGCTCAATCCCCATGTCAATCAGACGAGTCAATGCAGCGACTGCACTATTCGTATGCAAGGTACTCAGGGCCAAATGTCCTGTCAAAGAGGCGCGAACTGCAATCTGCGCTGTCTCCGCATCCCTGATTTCTCCGATCATGACGATATCCGGATCCTGACGGAGGATCGAACGCAGTCCACTTGCAAAAGTCATGCCGACTGCTTCATTTACTTGAACCTGGTTGATGCCTTTAAGCTGATACTCAACCGGGTCCTCAATCGTAATAATATTGACTTCTTCGCTGTTTAATCGGTTCAGCGCCGCATATAAAGTAGATGATTTCCCGGAGCCTGTCGGGCCTGTTATAAGAACAATCCCATTCGGCTTGTCGATCATTTCTTTGAACTTCTCCATATTGCTGTTGGAGAAACCGACACGTTCCAGCTGGTCAAGCGCGTTACTCAAATCGAGTATTCGCATAACGACCTTCTCGCCGTATACAGAAGGCAATGTCGAAAGTCGAATATCAATTGGCTTATAATTAACAGTCATCTTAATGCGCCCGTCCTGAGGAATACGGTTCTCAGTGATGTTCAGATTCCCCATGATTTTAATACGGGCGATAATAATATTTTGCATATGCTTCGGCAATGTCCGTTCATCATGAAGCACCCCATCAACTCGATAGCGGATTTTCAGTTCCGTATCTTGCGGGTCAAAATGGACATCACTTGCTCGCTGTGTGACCGCATTACCAATAATCTGATTCACAAGCCGGACAATCGGAGAATCCTCATCGGCTATGCCAGCGTCTTCAAGATTATCCTCCGGTCGCAATTCATTCATCACTTCATCCAGTGATTCCTGCAGATCATAAAATTTCGATATCATCCGGTACAGCGCGTCTTTAGTCGCGATGACAGGGACAATCTGAAAATTCGTTGCCATTCTCAGTTCTTCAATCGCGAAGTAATCCATCGGGTCACTCATTGCTACGAATAGTTTTGAGCCCTCAATTTTGATCGGGATTAGGTTCTCACGCTTAGCCATCTCCTGAGGCACAAGTTTTACAGCCTCAGGATCAATTGGATATTGCAGAATATTGATATGTGGAATGCCAAGCTGGTACTCCAGTACTTCGATCAGCTGCTGCTCGGTGATCAGCCCTTCGCGAAGAAGGACGTCACCGAGCTTTTCACTTGGAAGCTTTTCTTTCAATGCTTCTTCAACTTGAGCTTCTGTTATCAAACCGGATTCGACAAGCAGATCTCCTAGTCGTTTTCTGGCCAAATCACTTCATTCCCTTCAGAATGCCGTTCAATTCTGGGCTCTTCGTAATTGGAGCAGACTGATTGTTGTTCACGACGCCATTTTCAGTGAGAAACTTCAGCAGCCATCCAGACATAATTTCACTTTCATTTTTGCAACGATCTTTGCCATTCGGTCCTTGGACACGGACGCAATCATCGCGAAGGCTGTCAATCAAGGCTTGCTTCATTTGCGGAGAAGCCTGTGAAATCTGTGGTGGTACATTGCTCACTTCTGGCAAATTATTGTTCTGAGTGGAACTGCTTCCTGTCCCAGGACTTACTGGTGTACTCGTATTCGGTGTCGTTACCCCTGGATTCGTTGTTCCAGGTGCAGTAATACCCGGTGTAGTCATTCCTGGTGTTCCTAGTGTTCCATCAGTGCCAGGTAAAGTCGTTGTACTTCCAGGAATTGTCGTCCCCGTTGTGCTATCTGAGCTGTTCGGATCCGTTACTCCTGGTGTCTGAGTCTGACCTGGGATAAGTGTTCCATCAGGTGAAGTAAGATTTTGTTCTGGAGCTGTCACTTCTTCCTGAGAAGATGTCATAATAATTTGTGGTTTTGGCAAGTAGCTGGCGCGACGGACAAGCTTCTTATCAACCATTGTTCCATCTGCCGCTTTATGAACTCGGTAAACATCGACTTTCTTACCGTCTTCTCCCTGTTCCTCTGTCTGTTCAACACCAGCTGGTAGGGATGGATTGTAACGATAGACAATGCGGGATGTAATCGGCTGCTCATTTTCGAGTTGGATTACATAACTTTCTTCCATAGGAATGGCTTGAAGCGACATTTCCACCGTGTCGCCAAACACATCTCCTGCGATTTTGTAAGAACGGCCATCCCCGTTTACAAGAATGAGATCTTCATTCATTTCCTTGTTGACGCCGGCTTCCATTCCCGGTTTCGCATATTCCGGGAGTTCATTTTGTGAATGATGTTCTGCGATTGTCATGTCCGTGCTTAGAGATAGCTCAAACAAAGCGGTTGCCAGGAAATCGAGCTCCTGAGTGCGCTCTTTCAATTCAGCAGGCAATTTCACTGTCTTCAAAAGGGAAAACGTACTATCAGGCTTAATTGTCTTGCCATTCAAATTTTCGACAAGCTGGACGAGAGCTGCTGCATTTGTTCCACTTGGAATTTTATAGTTAATACTGGAAACTGGCTGCAGCATTGTCTCCGCTTTCTCCATGTAAACAATGCTCGGTCCCTCTTCCCCAAGCATCGATGCCACTTCTTTAGCTCGATCAAGCGTCTTTTCCTGATCCATTCTTGATGGCAAGTCGACTGACCGCTTGTTCACAGTTACAGCTAGCGGCACATCCGTCCGGTCGGGCTTCAGGAAAAATGTCGACCAGCTTCTTTTCGTCTGATCCCGGAAGTCATTCCATGAAGCTTCCACATGGAATTTGAACACATTGCGTGGAATTTCATATGTTTCATACTTACTTTTAAGCTTTAATGTACCGCCATCCATCCAAGTTTTAATCTCCTCATTGATTAGAGCTTTCGCATCTTCCTTATCCAGCCCTTCAATTGGAATGCCACCGAGTGTGGAGCCATCCGGGTCTCCTGCAGCTGCGCTAGCGAACACACCGTGTCCAACTGTTGTAAAAGTAAGCAAAGAAGCTAACGCCATGCCCGTCATCCATTTTCGTAGTTTCATTGAAATCCCGCCTTTTCTGCTGCTATAAGACGGCGCTTAGGCCGATCAATCTGTGTACAATAGTATCTTACATGTAAGGTATACATTGCTTTGTGAAAAATATGTATATTTGATTAAGAATTATAGGAAAATAGTCCCTTTAAAAAGGATTCCCCCGGTAAAAAATGTATGTTAATGTGAATATCTTACCAACGTGCAAATCCTTACGTCAACTAAATCTTTGGTGAAAAATGACGAAAAGACTTCTATAAGAAAAAGCCTCCTCATTGTGTGACTTTTCACCCAATGAATCCCCCATAAAACTCCAAAATCGGTGAACCAAAGAAGTAGGCTATTAGGGTGCCAAATACAATATAAGGACCGAATGGTATCGCTTGCTTCCGCTCCGTACGTCCTGTCATTTGCATAATCAACCCAATCACAGCACCGAATAGGCAAGCAAGGAAGAATGCTAGCAGCACTTCCTTCCAACCAAGTACAATGCCAAGGACGCCAAACAGCTTCATATCCCCTGCTCCCATACCACCACGGGAAACGAGGATTATAATGAAGATAATGAAGTATCCAATAGCACCTCCTGCAAATGCCGACCACCATGGATCCAACGGCTCCAAAATCCTCAGTACAATGAATATTGGCAAAAATAATAGCAAGACGCGATTTGGTATAACCATTGAAAGGAGGTCAGTCGTAAATATCATGATCAGCATGGTAAGCAAAGCAAGGGACACAATAAGCTCCGCGCTGTATCCATGTACGCTGTATGCAAGTATTGCAAGCAGACCACTTGTAACTGAAAGGATGGTTCTCCTTAATTTTCCTTTTACCTCAAAATTGAGACGTATAAACAACAACCAACCCTGTTTTTTTGAAAGTTGTGGCCCAACTTCTTCCCCATTCTCATAAAATGAAGCTAAACGAGCTCCGACACAGTCTGCATAGTATCCAAGCGCAAGGCCTATGAGCAAGAAGGTTGTGAGATTTAGAATGTCCATGGGTATGGTCCTTTCTTTGGTTATTGGGCTGAATCTGGCTTTTCAATTTCAATTTTGCTTATTTCAGTTATTTCTTTTGATTTTTCTTTTGATTTGGATACACCTAGAGCTGTCACTGTAACTTGCCAAGTGTTCCTATCTATAATAGTAGATTTAATTTGATAAAAATGAGTTTCATCTAAACTGATTAGCGGGCTTTGAATGTTTTCTATATTCGCATAAAATTCATTTCTCATTTGCTCTTGTGTTTTCTTATCTTTTCGAGTGATATTTGCTTCCAGGTCTTGTTCATACAGTCTAAAAGCATCACTGACTTTTTCTCCCGCACGATCCAGCCCCATCCTCGCAAGATTCCTAGCATCAATTGCCTGATCCGTCAGTTGAATCTGCTTTTGTGTATTAGTCATCTGAGCTGCAAGGACCGTAGCAAAAATCATTAGAAGCATAATGATACCAAGTACAACAACGAGTGCTGCTCCATGTTCATTTTTTAATCGCTTCATTAATCATTCCCTCCATTGTAGAAAGCAAATGATTCCATGATGAAACCGGTCTCCGCATTTTTTATTGCAAAATGGACACGCATTAATTTTTCACCAACTTCTTCATTGTCCAAGCATGCGTTCATACTTATCTCATACTCCACTCCATTTATGGTTTCTTTTTTAGAATATGAGTCAGCTTCATTATCTGAAGTTGACAGTATGACTGGTGAATAACCAACCGAACAATTTGGTTTTTCCTTATATAATTCAGCCAGTCCGGAGTACTTTCCTTTATATATTCCGTGTGCAACCTTTGCCGATAAGTTGCTTGATACGAGTTCCTTCTCAGAAGCTTTTGACCAAGTGATCATTTGTGGAAAAATTGAGAGAAAAACCGAAATAACGACCGCAAGCAGGACAATAGATGCTATAATTTCTATAAGTGTAAAGCCGTTTTCAGGACTATTAACCTTATATCGCATCAGTAATTCGGCCCCCTTCATCCAGATATTAACTTCATTATAACAGCTTGCAAGGTGCTTTTGGCATTTATATGTGGAGTAAAAGAAAGGATGCAAAATACCCAATGCTGAATGATGAAAAAGGTCTCTCACTTGTTGAAATCCTAGCAGGAATTGTCCTGCTTGGTATTATCACAACCCTCACCACGATAATCCTCACAAACTCATTTGATAGGAAAGAAACAGCTGGTAAGCAGATTAGTCTAACGCAAGAAACAAATGAAATGATAAGCAGTTTAAGAAACGAATATTTTAGAGAAGAAAATATTAATAATTACAAAAATAATCAAAAAGTCTGTTTTAATAAGGGAAACTTGGATATTGATTTAGAAAAAACAAATAAATCCATTCTTGAAGGACCCTATCCAAATGGGGAATTTGAGCAGTTGGAGGATAACATCTGCCTAACTAACTTCGATTACTCAGAACCTGTTGAATTTACTCTTTATACTTACAATGATAAAAAAGAACTTCATGTCAGCTCGCTCCTTCCTCGGCGTATTCAAATAGGAAGCGAATCCAATACATTGGCTGGCTGTGCCATTAAACTAAATAAACCTACAGTATATGATACGCTTCCTTGCACAGCAAAAGGAGATACTATATGGACTGGTAAAAGGACATCCTGTAAAGAGACCGTCATACAAGGCAACCTATTATCAAAAGGAGCCCTAGATGAAAGTTCCTTAGATGATAAAACTTTGTACGTCAGTAAAAATGCTTGTTTTGCCAATTCAATACAACCTAGAAATGCAAAGATAGAAATAAAAAGAAATGCTGAATTCACTAACCAAGTTGAATTCGAAATAGGCAGTACATTAACTGTTCGTCACAATGCAAAATTCAGTAATCAGCAAACACAATTTTATGACGATTCTACTTTCAAGATCTATGGAGATGTGATATTCGAAAAGGGTCTGCAAACACAAGCTAGCGTTTTAAAGAATCTATATATAAAAGGAGATGCAACATTCAGCGGGCCATTCCAATTAAAGAATTTTACACAATTGCAAATAGATGGCTTTGTAACCTTTAATGAAATTGTCGAATTGCAAAACCAGTCTGCTTTAAATATAAAGAAACACACGCTTTTTAATAAGGAAACTGATATAAATAAATCTTCTGTTCTTATAGACTCAAGTTTAGATTCTCTTAGCGGAAAATTTCATCTAAGTAACGGTTCAATACTAAAAGCAAATGGGGACGCTAGGCTTAAGACTAGTTCTCTACAAATAAGTGATGATTCAATATTTTGTGCTAGAAGTATAGATACAGGAAAATACCAAGGTAAAGTAAACATATCCAATAAATGTAACTAGATATAAGGAGAATTCACACCATGACCAACAACGAAAAGGGTCTCTCACTCGTCGAAGTCCTTGCTGGCTTGGTTCTGCTTAGCATCATTTCAACTTTGACGACAATGATCTTAATTAATGTTTTTAAAAGTAATGATACAGCTGCGGAAGAAATCAGCATCAAACAGAATGCGAATGTGATGATGAGTGAATTCCAGCGACAATATTATGAAACGGCAGATACTACGCTCTGTTTCAACCCGCCTGCCGGACTTTCAATCGATAAGAAAACAACTGTTGATAATGGCGGGGCTCCGATTGAGATGGATGAGAATTATTGTGTTCACGATGTTGTGCGTAAAGAACCACTTAATGTTGATTTATATGTAAAAGGTAATAACAGTAATAAACAGCTGGCACTTAAAACAACGCTTGTGAAAGGTGGCCAGCAAAAGCTAACGAATACCGATACTGTACCTGATGCACCTTGTCCAACCAAACGTCCAATTGACTATATCGACCTTACGAAGCAAAAGGATTCTTCCCTTCCTTGTAATGCGACTGGAAATTACATATGGAATGGCAAATCATCTTGTCAAAAACCACCTAAGATTGATGGCAACCTATATATCACAGACGAGTTTGAAAAAGATAACTATAATCTGAATGTAACGGGGACGGTTACTTTTCAAAATGAAGTCGATCTAGATAAACACAGCACTCTGACAATTGGCAAAAATGCTTGTTTCAATGATGAAACACAATTTGATGACAGTACAATCACTGTCGGGGGCTCTAGCATTTTTGCTAATGAGTTTGACATGGACAACAGCAATATGAACATCGTTGGCAATGCACAATTCTACCGGGAATTTGACGTTGATGACAGCGAGGTAACGATTGGGGGCAATGCGGAATATTTCAATGAATTCGATGTGGAGGACGGTAATATCCGTATTAGCGGGACGGCTGTTTTTCATAAAGAGTTTGATTTCGAAGGCGAAGATCAAGATGGTGATAATGATCAATCGAAATATCTCGTCAGTATTGGCAATGGTGCAACGTTTAAAGATGAGTTTGATTTTGATGATGGCACTTTGAAAATTATAGGCTCTGCTGAGTTTTCTAGTAAAGCAGATTTTGATGAAACATTCGTCAACATTGGTGGACTTTCCAGTTTCTTGGGCGAGGCTGATTTTGAGAAGAGTACTGCAGCACTCGGCTCAGCTTTCTTTAATAGTAAAGTAGAGATTGGTAAAACATCCATGACAGTTGCAAAAGACCTCACTTCCAAGTCTGTTGAATTTAAAATAAAAGACAAATCCTCACTTCATGTTTTAGGTACCTCAACTTTCAGTAAGAGACCTGAATTAAGTGACGATAGTACAATCTGCCTAAAGAGTGACCCAGCTTCTAGCAGCCGCTCCTGTCCTAATTAGAAAAGGAACCCTCGCCATGTTGGCAGGGTTCTTTTTTTCGGTTACAGGAACTAATTAAAATTGTTTCGCCCGCCTTCTGCTTTTCATGAGACTATCATCTCCTTCCCCCGCCCCACAAAAAATCCCCTGCCCTCTTCGGACAGGAGATTCCCTAACTTTACAAACTATGAAACTGTCTCTCCTCCATTTGCCGCTAATGCTTCCGCTTCCCGAATTTCATCAGGGTGCGTACCACCGAGGTCCAGCTTTTTGCCGAGGATGAGATAGCTAAGTTCATCGTGACTGATTGCATTGTATTCTTTACGTTTAGCCATATAGAATACAATTCCAAGTATAGCCCAGATAATCAAAGCAATGAATGCTTGTTTACCCATGAATGCTGGCGAGCCTGGGATAAGAAGCAAGAGGATAAATCCAATACTTGCGATTGCTCCGAAACCAGAGATTCCCTTCTTAATCGGTGATGCAACAAGGGATTCCCCAGCTGCTGCGTCTTTTTCAGACCATGTGAACAATTTATACGCTGTTAGTGATGTATAGAAGTAAGCGATGGATACTCCAATTGATGACATATCCACAATCCACAGAAGTACTTGGCGTCCAAAGAATGGTGCAATCATCGCAATGGCAACTGTTATGATGACAGCTGTCTTAGGCGTACCATGTTTGGCGCTTGTTTTACCAATAAAACTAGGCAATACTTTTGCTCGTGACATTGCGAACAGAAGACGGCTCGCAGATAGGATAAAGCCGTTCAATCCTGTGAAAATACCCATTACGAGTGCGATGGCAAGAATAGCAACACCGCCGGTCCCGACAACGCTTTTAATTGCATCAGCTGTTGCCCATGTGCTGGAGCTCCCAGAAAGCTTCTGCCAAGGTGCTGTAATACCTGCTGCAAAAATCATGACACTGTACAACAACGCGGCTACGATTAAAGCAAAAATAATTAATCCGAATGCTTTTTTAGATGAAAAATTGAATTCCTCAGCAGCCTGCGGAATGTTGTCAAACCCGACAAACGCCCAAGGTGCAATGGCGACAATGGACAAAATTGCAGCCCATGGTGCCTTATCTGGTGTGAACAGAGGTTTTAGATTTTCAACATCTGTATTTGGTGAAGCACCGAGCCAGCCTGCAATCGCAGCAACACCTGCAATCATGATGACACAGAAGATGAACTGCATGCTTCCAGAAAGACCGCCACCTCTTGTATTCAAATAACCGAAGATTGCTAGAAGAACGACAGCGATCAGGATTTCTGGCAAATACACATTCCATCCTGCAAGTTCATACATGCGCAAGTTTTCGATAACAGACGGGAACAAGAATTTGATCATAAGTACGAAAGCTGATGCATTCAATGCAACGATACATATATAACCGAATGTCAGGAACCATGAGCAGAAGAATGCATGCTTCCGCCCCATTCCAATGAAGGCGTAAGCGAATTCACCGCCTGATACGGGGAATTTATGAATGAGGAATCCATAACTGACCGCAATCAGCATCATAAGTACTGCTCCGATTCCAAATCCGACCATAACACCGAGTGGTCCGGCCTCTCCCATCCAAGTCGTCGGCTGTACAAATGCACCCCAGCCAATGGATGAACCAAGAGCAATGGCCCATACCCAATGAGGCTTTAATGATTTATCGAGTGTTTCCCTATTTGGTTTATTTGGTATTCGAACCTTTTCCTTCTTCATCTTTTTTCTCCTTCTCTTGGCAAGTAGCCAGGACGTTTCCTCTCTTATAACCGGAGAAAATAATTTCTAAACACGTCGCAGGATGTCAATTTGTGGCGGTT is a window from the Aciduricibacillus chroicocephali genome containing:
- a CDS encoding type IV pilus twitching motility protein PilT; the protein is MHDIDTLLRKAAEMGASDVHLTVGSTPVFRMDGKLSLIGDELLTEEDTIEMARHLLPQNEFRTFEEVGEVDASYHLQGAARYRLSIFRQKQNTTIVARIIPSHIPSIEDLKMPKVLEKIAMSPQGLFLVTGPTGSGKSTTLAAMIDFINKNTSKHIITLEDPIEYTHSHKKSLVHQREIGFDTDSFANALRASLRQDPDIILVGEMRDLETISTAITAAETGHLVLATLHTNSAPQTIHRIIDVFPPGQQEQIRIQLADVLAGVLSQRLFPKKDGAGRVAATELLIRNPSVANLIRNGKVSQITNVMQTSRALGMHTMQMSIQELLQKSLVDLKLVEPYMARTGDN
- a CDS encoding GspE/PulE family protein, which gives rise to MARKRLGDLLVESGLITEAQVEEALKEKLPSEKLGDVLLREGLITEQQLIEVLEYQLGIPHINILQYPIDPEAVKLVPQEMAKRENLIPIKIEGSKLFVAMSDPMDYFAIEELRMATNFQIVPVIATKDALYRMISKFYDLQESLDEVMNELRPEDNLEDAGIADEDSPIVRLVNQIIGNAVTQRASDVHFDPQDTELKIRYRVDGVLHDERTLPKHMQNIIIARIKIMGNLNITENRIPQDGRIKMTVNYKPIDIRLSTLPSVYGEKVVMRILDLSNALDQLERVGFSNSNMEKFKEMIDKPNGIVLITGPTGSGKSSTLYAALNRLNSEEVNIITIEDPVEYQLKGINQVQVNEAVGMTFASGLRSILRQDPDIVMIGEIRDAETAQIAVRASLTGHLALSTLHTNSAVAALTRLIDMGIEPFLIASSLSGVVAQRLVRRVCRDCAETFEPTDREKEIFASHGLAPQPVKRGIGCASCNSTGYRGRVALHEVLILDDRIREMIMQSESSNVIKSYVMQQGMAFLLDDGLMKVLEGLTTTEEVLRVTSLD
- a CDS encoding G5 domain-containing protein codes for the protein MKLRKWMTGMALASLLTFTTVGHGVFASAAAGDPDGSTLGGIPIEGLDKEDAKALINEEIKTWMDGGTLKLKSKYETYEIPRNVFKFHVEASWNDFRDQTKRSWSTFFLKPDRTDVPLAVTVNKRSVDLPSRMDQEKTLDRAKEVASMLGEEGPSIVYMEKAETMLQPVSSINYKIPSGTNAAALVQLVENLNGKTIKPDSTFSLLKTVKLPAELKERTQELDFLATALFELSLSTDMTIAEHHSQNELPEYAKPGMEAGVNKEMNEDLILVNGDGRSYKIAGDVFGDTVEMSLQAIPMEESYVIQLENEQPITSRIVYRYNPSLPAGVEQTEEQGEDGKKVDVYRVHKAADGTMVDKKLVRRASYLPKPQIIMTSSQEEVTAPEQNLTSPDGTLIPGQTQTPGVTDPNSSDSTTGTTIPGSTTTLPGTDGTLGTPGMTTPGITAPGTTNPGVTTPNTSTPVSPGTGSSSTQNNNLPEVSNVPPQISQASPQMKQALIDSLRDDCVRVQGPNGKDRCKNESEIMSGWLLKFLTENGVVNNNQSAPITKSPELNGILKGMK
- a CDS encoding prepilin peptidase, producing MDILNLTTFLLIGLALGYYADCVGARLASFYENGEEVGPQLSKKQGWLLFIRLNFEVKGKLRRTILSVTSGLLAILAYSVHGYSAELIVSLALLTMLIMIFTTDLLSMVIPNRVLLLFLPIFIVLRILEPLDPWWSAFAGGAIGYFIIFIIILVSRGGMGAGDMKLFGVLGIVLGWKEVLLAFFLACLFGAVIGLIMQMTGRTERKQAIPFGPYIVFGTLIAYFFGSPILEFYGGFIG
- a CDS encoding type II secretion system protein, whose protein sequence is MRYKVNSPENGFTLIEIIASIVLLAVVISVFLSIFPQMITWSKASEKELVSSNLSAKVAHGIYKGKYSGLAELYKEKPNCSVGYSPVILSTSDNEADSYSKKETINGVEYEISMNACLDNEEVGEKLMRVHFAIKNAETGFIMESFAFYNGGND
- a CDS encoding PulJ/GspJ family protein, producing the protein MTNNEKGLSLVEVLAGLVLLSIISTLTTMILINVFKSNDTAAEEISIKQNANVMMSEFQRQYYETADTTLCFNPPAGLSIDKKTTVDNGGAPIEMDENYCVHDVVRKEPLNVDLYVKGNNSNKQLALKTTLVKGGQQKLTNTDTVPDAPCPTKRPIDYIDLTKQKDSSLPCNATGNYIWNGKSSCQKPPKIDGNLYITDEFEKDNYNLNVTGTVTFQNEVDLDKHSTLTIGKNACFNDETQFDDSTITVGGSSIFANEFDMDNSNMNIVGNAQFYREFDVDDSEVTIGGNAEYFNEFDVEDGNIRISGTAVFHKEFDFEGEDQDGDNDQSKYLVSIGNGATFKDEFDFDDGTLKIIGSAEFSSKADFDETFVNIGGLSSFLGEADFEKSTAALGSAFFNSKVEIGKTSMTVAKDLTSKSVEFKIKDKSSLHVLGTSTFSKRPELSDDSTICLKSDPASSSRSCPN
- a CDS encoding APC family permease yields the protein MKKEKVRIPNKPNRETLDKSLKPHWVWAIALGSSIGWGAFVQPTTWMGEAGPLGVMVGFGIGAVLMMLIAVSYGFLIHKFPVSGGEFAYAFIGMGRKHAFFCSWFLTFGYICIVALNASAFVLMIKFLFPSVIENLRMYELAGWNVYLPEILIAVVLLAIFGYLNTRGGGLSGSMQFIFCVIMIAGVAAIAGWLGASPNTDVENLKPLFTPDKAPWAAILSIVAIAPWAFVGFDNIPQAAEEFNFSSKKAFGLIIFALIVAALLYSVMIFAAGITAPWQKLSGSSSTWATADAIKSVVGTGGVAILAIALVMGIFTGLNGFILSASRLLFAMSRAKVLPSFIGKTSAKHGTPKTAVIITVAIAMIAPFFGRQVLLWIVDMSSIGVSIAYFYTSLTAYKLFTWSEKDAAAGESLVASPIKKGISGFGAIASIGFILLLLIPGSPAFMGKQAFIALIIWAILGIVFYMAKRKEYNAISHDELSYLILGKKLDLGGTHPDEIREAEALAANGGETVS